The Glycine soja cultivar W05 chromosome 6, ASM419377v2, whole genome shotgun sequence genome has a window encoding:
- the LOC114414836 gene encoding serine/threonine-protein kinase tricorner-like isoform X1 — MEDLEEEENGAEEVLGSSLTMEKVAAAKKFIENHYRAQMKNIQERKERRWVLERKLASSDVPNEERINLIKDLERKETEYMRLKRHKICVNDFELLTIIGRGAFGEVRLCREKKSGNIYAMKKLKKSEMLRRGQVEHVRAERNLLAEVASHCIVKLYYSFQDAEYLYLIMEYLPGGDIMTLLMREDTLSENVARFYIAQSVLAIESIHKHNYIHRDIKPDNLLLDKNGHMKLSDFGLCKPLDCNALSTLHENQTIDDETLAEPMDVDDADNRSSWRSPREQLQHWQMNRRKLAFSTVGTPDYIAPEVLLKKGYGMECDWWSLGAIMYEMLVGYPPFFSDDPITTCRKIVHWRNHLRFPDEAQLTLEAKDLIYRLLCDVDHRLGTRGANEIKAHPWFKGVEWDKLYEMEAAFKPQVNGELDTQNFMKFDEVDPPTAARTGSGSSRKMLTTKDLSFVGYTYKNFDAVKEGLRQSFGDSMQEYASKRAAEETSLQMLASSGDPMVP, encoded by the exons atggagGATCTCGAGGAGGAAGAGAACGGAGCGGAGGAGGTGTTGGGGTCAAGCTTGACCATGGAGAAGGTGGCGGCGGCGAAGAAGTTCATTGAGAATCATTATAGGGCTCAGATGAAGAACATCCAAGAGAGGAAGGAGAG GCGTTGGgttttagaaagaaaattggCGTCATCGGATGTGCCAAATGAGGAACGGATCAACCTCATCAAAGATTTAGAGAGGAAGGAGACTGAATATATGCGATTGAAAAGACACAAGATTTGTGTTAATGATTTTGAACTTTTGACCATCATTGGAAGGGGGGCTTTTGGGGAG GTTAGACTGTGTCGGGAGAAGAAATCTGGAAATATTTATGCTATGAAAAAGCTGAAGAAATCTGAAATGCTTAGGAGAGGCCAG GTGGAACATGTTAGAGCTGAGAGGAATTTGCTGGCTGAAGTTGCCAGTCATTGCATTGTGAAACTTTACTACTCATTTCAGGATGCTGAGTACTTGTATTTAATTATGGAGTATCTGCCTGGGGGTGATATTATGACTTTGCTGATGAGGGAAGACACCTTAAGTGAAAATGTTGCTAGATTTTACATTGCACAAAGTGTTCTGGCCATAGAATCTATTCACAAACACAACTACATTCACAG AGATATTAAACCTGATAACCTTCTTCTGGATAAAAATGGTCACATGAAGCTCTCTGATTTTGGTCTCTGTAAGCCTCTCGATTGTAATGCCTTGTCTACACTGCATGAAAATCAGACCATAGATGATGAAACTTTGGCAGAACCAATGGATGTTGATGATGCGGACAATCGAAGTAGCTGGAGAAGTCCACGTGAACAGCTTCAACATTGGCAGATGAACAGGAGGAAGTTG GCATTTTCAACAGTGGGGACACCAGACTACATTGCTCCTGAAGTACTTTTGAAAAAAGGATATGGGATGGAATGTGATTG GTGGTCACTGGGAGCAATAATGTATGAAATGCTGGTTGGTTACCCTCCATTTTTCTCTGATGACCCAATAACCACATGCAGAAAG ATTGTTCATTGGAGAAATCATTTAAGATTTCCAGATGAGGCCCAGTTAACACTTGAGGCTAAGGATCTAATTTATAGGTTGCTGTGTGATGTTGATCATAGGCTAGGTACTCGAGGAGCCAATGAAATAAAG GCTCATCCTTGGTTCAAAGGTGTGGAGTGGGATAAACTGTATGAAATGGAGGCAGCATTTAAACCTCAAGTCAACGGGGAGCTGGATACCCAAAACTTCATGAAGTTTGATGAG GTAGATCCACCTACAGCAGCAAGAACTGGGTCTGGATCCTCACGAAAG ATGCTAACTACCAAAGATCTAAGCTTTGTTGGTTACACTTACAAGAACTTCGATGCTGTAAAGGAAGGGCTTCGTCAATCTTTTG GTGATTCCATGCAAGAGTATGCTTCTAAACGGGCAGCTGAAGAGACAAGTTTACAAATGCTTGCATCCTCTGGAGATCCCATGGTACCATAG
- the LOC114414836 gene encoding serine/threonine-protein kinase tricorner-like isoform X2 produces the protein MEDLEEEENGAEEVLGSSLTMEKVAAAKKFIENHYRAQMKNIQERKERRWVLERKLASSDVPNEERINLIKDLERKETEYMRLKRHKICVNDFELLTIIGRGAFGEVRLCREKKSGNIYAMKKLKKSEMLRRGQVEHVRAERNLLAEVASHCIVKLYYSFQDAEYLYLIMEYLPGGDIMTLLMREDTLSENVARFYIAQSVLAIESIHKHNYIHRDIKPDNLLLDKNGHMKLSDFGLCKPLDCNALSTLHENQTIDDETLAEPMDVDDADNRSSWRSPREQLQHWQMNRRKLAFSTVGTPDYIAPEVLLKKGYGMECDWWSLGAIMYEMLVGYPPFFSDDPITTCRKIVHWRNHLRFPDEAQLTLEAKDLIYRLLCDVDHRLGTRGANEIKAHPWFKGVEWDKLYEMEAAFKPQVNGELDTQNFMKFDEVDPPTAARTGSGSSRKGMGDDGDVGIIAVFFWY, from the exons atggagGATCTCGAGGAGGAAGAGAACGGAGCGGAGGAGGTGTTGGGGTCAAGCTTGACCATGGAGAAGGTGGCGGCGGCGAAGAAGTTCATTGAGAATCATTATAGGGCTCAGATGAAGAACATCCAAGAGAGGAAGGAGAG GCGTTGGgttttagaaagaaaattggCGTCATCGGATGTGCCAAATGAGGAACGGATCAACCTCATCAAAGATTTAGAGAGGAAGGAGACTGAATATATGCGATTGAAAAGACACAAGATTTGTGTTAATGATTTTGAACTTTTGACCATCATTGGAAGGGGGGCTTTTGGGGAG GTTAGACTGTGTCGGGAGAAGAAATCTGGAAATATTTATGCTATGAAAAAGCTGAAGAAATCTGAAATGCTTAGGAGAGGCCAG GTGGAACATGTTAGAGCTGAGAGGAATTTGCTGGCTGAAGTTGCCAGTCATTGCATTGTGAAACTTTACTACTCATTTCAGGATGCTGAGTACTTGTATTTAATTATGGAGTATCTGCCTGGGGGTGATATTATGACTTTGCTGATGAGGGAAGACACCTTAAGTGAAAATGTTGCTAGATTTTACATTGCACAAAGTGTTCTGGCCATAGAATCTATTCACAAACACAACTACATTCACAG AGATATTAAACCTGATAACCTTCTTCTGGATAAAAATGGTCACATGAAGCTCTCTGATTTTGGTCTCTGTAAGCCTCTCGATTGTAATGCCTTGTCTACACTGCATGAAAATCAGACCATAGATGATGAAACTTTGGCAGAACCAATGGATGTTGATGATGCGGACAATCGAAGTAGCTGGAGAAGTCCACGTGAACAGCTTCAACATTGGCAGATGAACAGGAGGAAGTTG GCATTTTCAACAGTGGGGACACCAGACTACATTGCTCCTGAAGTACTTTTGAAAAAAGGATATGGGATGGAATGTGATTG GTGGTCACTGGGAGCAATAATGTATGAAATGCTGGTTGGTTACCCTCCATTTTTCTCTGATGACCCAATAACCACATGCAGAAAG ATTGTTCATTGGAGAAATCATTTAAGATTTCCAGATGAGGCCCAGTTAACACTTGAGGCTAAGGATCTAATTTATAGGTTGCTGTGTGATGTTGATCATAGGCTAGGTACTCGAGGAGCCAATGAAATAAAG GCTCATCCTTGGTTCAAAGGTGTGGAGTGGGATAAACTGTATGAAATGGAGGCAGCATTTAAACCTCAAGTCAACGGGGAGCTGGATACCCAAAACTTCATGAAGTTTGATGAG GTAGATCCACCTACAGCAGCAAGAACTGGGTCTGGATCCTCACGAAAG GGCATGGGTGATGATGGTGATGTCGGCATTATTGCAGTTTTCTTTTGGTACTAG